The following are from one region of the Salvia hispanica cultivar TCC Black 2014 chromosome 1, UniMelb_Shisp_WGS_1.0, whole genome shotgun sequence genome:
- the LOC125216456 gene encoding 60S ribosomal protein L8-like, which translates to MGRVIRAQRKGAGSVFKSHTHHRKGPARFRSLDFGERNGYLKGVVTEIIHDPGRGAPLARVTFRHPFRFQHQKELFVAAEGMYTGQFVYCGKKANLVVGNVLPLRSIPEGAVVCNVEHHVGDRGVFARASGDYAIVISHNLDNGTTRVKLPSGAKKIVPSGCRAMVGQVAGGGRTEKPMLKAGNAYHKFRVKRNSWPKVRGVAMNPVEHPHGGGNHQHIGHASTVRRDAPPGQKVGLIAARRTGRLRGQAAATAAKADKA; encoded by the exons ATGGGGCGTGTGATCAGAGCTCAGCGTAAGGGAGCTGGCTCCGTCTTCAAATCCCACACGCACCACCGCAAGGGCCCGGCGCGCTTCCGCTCCCTCGACTTCGGCGAGCGCAACGGCTACCTCAAGGGCGTCGTCACCGAAATCATCCACGATCCCGGCCGCGGCGCGCCCCTCGCTCGCGTGACCTTCCGCCACCCCTTCCGATTCCAGCACCAGAAGGAGCTCTTCGTCGCCGCCGAGGGCATGTACACCGGTCAGTTCGTGTACTGCGGGAAGAAGGCGAATCTCGTCGTCGGAAACGTGTTGCCGCTCAGATCCATTCCCGAGGGAGCTGTCGTCTGCAACGTGGAGCATCACGTTGGAGATCGCGGCGTTTTCGCTAGGGCTTCTGGAGATTATGCGATTGTCATCTCTCACAACCTCGATAACGGAACCACAAG GGTGAAGCTCCCTTCCGGAGCAAAGAAGATTGTGCCAAGTGGCTGCCGTGCCATGGTTGGGCAGGTTGCCGGAGGTGGGAGAACTGAGAAGCCGATGTTGAAGGCTGGAAATGCCTATCACAAGTTCAGAGTGAAGAGGAACTCATGGCCCAAGGTTCGTGGTGTTGCTATGAATCCCGTGGAGCATCCTCATGGTGGTGGTAACCATCAACATATTGGTCATGCCAGTACCGTTCGTCGTGATGCACCACCTGGCCAAAAGGTTGGTCTTATTGCTGCCAGAAGAACTGGTCGTCTCAGAGGACAAGCAGCTGCTACAGCTGCTAAGGCTGATAAGGCTTAA
- the LOC125200697 gene encoding chitin-inducible gibberellin-responsive protein 1-like produces MGSGYHGYSEADLSSYSSYPTVSSIPTRLFESLKFDSRSSPNSPFASLFEADSVATVYSDSQERFSPSGYLSEATHSSDSSVDYSVNLHHSRPFPTGHQESPSAASAFHSNASSNRSIEHALLELESVLMDEEVVKSEPCLGGNSYRQSQTPEQRVGSWQEEAQGSRSYVSGSPRDSWMAASVNDGVYAENRMGGAMEDFALQGFPPNDLKGLLMACARALHENRLEDFEKLVERARGAVSITGEPIQRLGAYLVEGLVARRESSGTNIYRALKCNEPESKDLLSYMHILYEICPYLKFGYMAANGAIAEACKNEDRIHIIDFQISQGTQWMTLLQALAARPSGPPHVRITGIDDPVSKHARGDGLSAVERRLAAISEKFNIPVEFHAVPVFAPDITKEMLDVRPGEGLAVNFPLQLHHTPDESVDVSNPRDGLLRMVRSLNPKVVTLVEQESNTNTASFPTRFKETLDYYSAMFESIDVTMPRDRRERINVEQQCLARDIVNIVACEGRERVERHELFGKWRLRFTMAGFRQYPLSSYVNSVIRGLLRCYSEHYTLVEKDGAMLLGWKDRNLVSASAWH; encoded by the coding sequence ATGGGCTCTGGTTATCATGGATATAGTGAAGCAGACTTATCATCCTACTCTTCATATCCCACTGTTTCCTCTATACCAACAAGGCTGTTCGAATCTCTGAAATTCGACTCACGAAGCTCACCCAACTCGCCCTTCGCCTCTCTGTTCGAGGCCGACTCTGTCGCCACCGTGTATAGTGATAGTCAGGAGCGGTTTAGTCCGTCCGGTTACCTCTCTGAGGCCACTCATTCGTCGGACTCTTCAGTGGATTACAGCGTCAACTTGCATCACTCGAGGCCCTTTCCCACCGGCCACCAGGAGAGCCCGTCCGCTGCCTCGGCTTTCCACTCAAATGCAAGTAGCAATCGCAGCATAGAACACGCGTTGCTGGAACTGGAGAGCGTTCTTATGGACGAGGAGGTTGTGAAATCGGAGCCGTGTTTGGGGGGAAACAGTTACCGGCAGTCGCAGACGCCCGAGCAGAGGGTGGGATCGTGGCAGGAGGAGGCGCAGGGGTCTCGTTCGTATGTGTCTGGATCGCCTCGTGATTCTTGGATGGCTGCCTCGGTGAATGATGGTGTTTACGCTGAGAATCGTATGGGGGGAGCGATGGAGGATTTCGCGTTGCAAGGGTTTCCCCCAAATGATCTGAAGGGGCTGTTGATGGCCTGTGCCAGAGCACTCCATGAGAACAGATTGGAGGATTTCGAGAAGCTCGTGGAACGTGCTCGTGGCGCTGTGTCTATCACTGGAGAGCCGATACAGCGCCTAGGCGCGTACTTGGTGGAAGGGCTGGTCGCACGGAGAGAGTCGTCTGGCACGAACATCTACCGCGCCCTCAAGTGCAACGAGCCAGAGAGCAAGGACTTGCTCTCGTATATGCACATTCTGTACGAGATATGCCCGTATCTGAAATTCGGCTACATGGCCGCGAACGGGGCGATAGCCGAGGCGTGCAAGAACGAGGATCGTATCCACATTATCGATTTCCAGATCTCGCAAGGCACGCAGTGGATGACTCTCTTGCAAGCGCTCGCTGCCCGGCCTAGCGGCCCTCCGCACGTCCGTATCACCGGGATAGACGATCCGGTCTCGAAGCACGCCCGTGGGGACGGTCTATCCGCGGTGGAGAGGCGCCTCGCCGCGATCTCGGAGAAATTCAACATTCCCGTTGAGTTCCACGCGGTCCCGGTTTTCGCCCCGGACATCACGAAAGAGATGCTCGACGTCCGGCCTGGGGAGGGCCTCGCGGTGAACTTCCCGCTGCAGCTCCACCACACTCCAGACGAGAGCGTCGATGTGTCAAACCCGAGGGACGGGCTGCTGAGGATGGTGAGGTCGCTGAACCCGAAGGTGGTGACTCTGGTGGAGCAGGAGTCGAACACGAACACGGCCTCGTTCCCGACGAGGTTCAAGGAGACGCTCGACTACTACTCGGCCATGTTCGAGTCGATAGACGTGACGATGCCGAGGGACAGGAGGGAGCGGATCAACGTGGAGCAGCAGTGCCTGGCGAGGGACATCGTGAACATCGTGGCGTGCGAGGGGAGGGAGCGGGTGGAGCGGCACGAGCTGTTCGGGAAGTGGAGGCTGCGGTTTACGATGGCCGGATTCCGGCAGTATCCGCTGAGCTCTTATGTGAATTCTGTGATTAGGGGATTGCTGAGATGCTACTCGGAGCATTACACCTTGGTGGAGAAGGATGGAGCTATGTTGTTAGGGTGGAAAGACCGGAATTTGGTGTCGGCGTCGGCGTGGCACTGA
- the LOC125216447 gene encoding organic cation/carnitine transporter 4-like produces MSKNSAPEAGLQSPLLAAERLCMDDMLKKHCGEFGRWQLRHFVLTSMAWALEAFHTMVVIFADREPAWRCVGGAGDCDMCGMEAGTWEWVEGKGSSTVAEFGLICGEKYKVGLVQALFFAGCMIGAGVFGHLSDSRLGRKGSLVIVCILNAISGCLTALSPTYPVYAGLRLLTGFSTGGVGLCAFVLATEPIGPTRRGAAGMSTFYFFSGGIAALAGIAYIFSTWRALYIATSVPSVLFLVFVLPFVSESPRWHLVRGEVGPAMQTMRAIARSNGRDLPETALLALDEETGQHKCTSAKEAAIITGSLVDVLRTPLTRVRLFLAVAINFCCSVVYYGLSLNVVNLGTNLHLNVFLNAVAEMPAFLLTALLLDTFGRKPLSIGTQWFSGAFCLLGGMMKVYGAWKTVRMVCGILGIFGMAGTYNLLFIYTVELFPTVVRNAALGCATQAAQMGAILAPFVVVMGERVPFLVFGVCGLAGGTLAFLLPETLNRPLYDTMAGMEEGEGAALLS; encoded by the exons atgtcaaaaaacTCGGCACCGGAGGCGGGGCTTCAGTCGCCGCTGCTGGCGGCGGAGAGATTATGCATGGACGATATGCTGAAAAAGCACTGCGGCGAGTTCGGGCGGTGGCAGCTGCGGCACTTTGTCTTAACCAGCATGGCGTGGGCGCTGGAGGCCTTCCACACCATGGTGGTGATATTCGCCGACCGCGAGCCGGCGTGGCGGTGCGTGGGCGGCGCCGGGGATTGCGACATGTGCGGGATGGAGGCCGGCACGTGGGAGTGGGTGGAGGGGAAGGGGAGCTCCACGGTGGCGGAGTTTGGACTCATTTGCGGGGAGAAGTATAAGGTGGGGTTGGTTCAGGCCTTGTTCTTCGCCGGATGTATGATCG GTGCTGGAGTATTTGGACACCTCTCCGACTCTAGATTGGGAAGGAAAGGCTCCTTAGTAATTGTTTGCATACTGAATGCCATCTCCGGTTGCCTGACCGCCCTCTCCCCGACCTACCCCGTCTACGCGGGCCTCCGCCTCCTCACGGGTTTCAGCACGGGCGGGGTCGGCCTCTGCGCCTTCGTCCTCGCCACCGAGCCCATAGGCCCCACCCGTCGCGGCGCCGCCGGCATGTCCACCTTCTACTTCTTCTCGGGCGGGATCGCCGCCCTCGCCGGCATCGCATACATCTTCTCGACGTGGCGGGCCCTCTACATCGCCACATCCGTCCCCTCCGTCCTATTCCTCGTCTTCGTCCTCCCCTTCGTCTCTGAGTCCCCGCGCTGGCACCTCGTCCGGGGCGAGGTAGGGCCCGCCATGCAGACCATGCGCGCCATCGCGCGGTCCAACGGGCGGGACTTGCCCGAGACGGCCCTCCTCGCCCTGGACGAGGAGACAGGTCAACATAAGTGCACGTCCGCTAAGGAAGCTGCCATAATCACAGGATCCTTAGTGGACGTGCTGCGGACCCCACTGACGCGGGTCCGCCTCTTCCTCGCCGTAGCGATCAACTTCTGCTGCTCCGTCGTGTACTACGGGCTGAGCCTCAACGTGGTGAACCTCGGCACCAACCTCCACCTCAACGTGTTCCTCAACGCGGTGGCGGAGATGCCGGCGTTCCTCCTCACGGCGTTGCTACTCGACACTTTCGGCCGGAAGCCGCTGAGCATCGGGACGCAGTGGTTCAGCGGCGCATTCTGCCTCTTGGGGGGGATGATGAAGGTGTACGGCGCGTGGAAGACAGTGAGGATGGTGTGTGGGATTCTCGGGATATTCGGGATGGCGGGGACGTATAACTTGCTGTTTATCTACACGGTGGAGCTGTTTCCGACGGTGGTGAGGAATGCGGCGCTGGGGTGCGCAACGCAGGCGGCGCAGATGGGGGCGATACTGGCGCCGTTCGTGGTGGTGATGGGGGAGAGGGTGCCGTTTCTCGTGTTCGGAGTGTGCGGGTTGGCAGGAGGGACGCTGGCGTTTTTGTTGCCGGAGACTTTGAATCGGCCGTTGTATGATACCATGGCCGGAATGGAAGAGGGAGAAGGTGCTGCTCTGTTGAGttga